The sequence below is a genomic window from Leptotrichia hongkongensis.
GAATATTTTTCATCCATAGAAATTATATCTGTAAACTGTTCCATATAAATAAAAATAAGCTTTTTTATATATTTGATACTTTTTATTTTCAAAATTTCCTGAAGCATCTTAAAATAAAAATTTTCCTGATATGTACTTTTTCCAATATAAACCTTCTCCATCCTTCTCATTAGCATTTCCTTCAAATGATTTTCTCTCAGTTCTTTAAAATTATAATTCCTGCTTTCAAATAATTTTTCAAGATTTGTTGACTTTGCATATTCTGAATGCTTTATATTGTAAAGTTTCAAGATTTGTTTCAAATCATTCTGAATGTTTTTAGTATTTTCTTCAGTCCTTCTAATTTGTTTGTTAAATTTGTAAATATTTAACTTTTCTTTTCCAAGAAGTAAAATAAGCAGGATAAATTCTCTTCTAAATGACATTTTCAAATTTATGCTTCTATCATTTACTTTAAATAAACTTTCATAATATTTTCCAAAGTAATACAAATAATTTTTACTTTTATGTATTATTCCGTTATTATTTTCACGTAAAAAATTATTTACATGCTCAATTGTGTAATCCAGCCTTTTAAATCCGTATCTTTCCTCCAGTTTTTTCCTATTAACAATTTTAAAATTTAAGACATCTTTCAACAAATCTGTTTCATTAAAATCAATTTCCATTGATTATTTTCACCCCATAATTATTATTCACCTTGTAATACCGATAATTACAAGCATTTTCATAATAACAATTATGAGTTTATTTTTTTAGACGAGATTTTTGATTTTCTTGTTTGATAAAAACACCCTTTAAATACTGGGTTTGAACGATTTATAAAAATTAATTTAAAATTAAATGATGATAATTATAATTCAAAAAATATACTTTAAAAATACTGAATTTATTAATTAAATAAACACTAATAATTTTCAAAATCTATGATTTTTTTTGTAAAAAAATAAAATTTATCAATATTCCAGTTAAACACTAGATTAAATCAGATTTTGAAATAATTTATACATTAATCCATTAATTATAATAACTTATTTTTTGACTAAATCTCTATACAAAAATTTTTACAAAGCAAAAAATAGATTTTAAATTTTATAAAATGATGTATAATAGTAAAACTTATTTAAAACCAAACTCAAAAGCTATGACTATTTTACTCAAACCATAAATTTATATAATTTTAGCAGTTTAATTTAAAATAGGTTTGAGTATATCTTTGAATACGAAACTATTCATAAGTGAAATTTAAATATAACAAAAATCCCCTAATCTTAATTGACTAGGGGTATTTATTTTAAAATTTTTGAAATAATTTTGAAATTTCAGATTTTTTCTGTTCCAGCCGATCTTCCAGCTCATTCATCCACACCAGCGGATCTTTAGGATTTACGAGCCTTTTTATATTATCTCGATTTTTTTCTTCATCAAACCAGATAAGTTTCGTAATCGCTCCAGCTCCAATTCCAATGATTGTCTTATTTTCCTCAATCATTTCTATATTGTAAATCGACTCGCTTCCATTTAGTGAATATCCTAGATTTTCTCCCCATTGAAAGCTATTTTTCTGGCGATACATATAATATGGAAAAAGCTCTTTATTTTTAGTTACATTTTCGATTTTTTCGTAAATTTTTTCATAATCTAATATGTCTTCGTGAGCATAATTTTCTTTGTTAAGACGACTTGCATTTTTTATTGCTAGATTATGAATTGTCAGATTTTCCATATTATATTTGGAAATTTCGTCCATTGTGTACAAAATATCTTCTGTAGTTTCACGTGGCAAGCCTAAAATCAAGTCCATATTTATTTCCAATTCATAATTTTTAGCAAGTTTGTAGACATTATCAAACTGTTCCCTGTCGTGATAACGATTTACAAGTTTTAAAGTTTTTTCATTAAAAGACTGCGGATTTATACTAATTTTATTTATTCCATAGCTTTTGATAATAGCTAATTTTTCTTCATCCAGTGTATCAATTCTTCCAGCTTCAAATGTAAATTCCTTTAAATAATCTAAATTATAGTTTTCTTTTACTGTTTTTAGCAATTTGTCAATTTCTTTCGCCGTTAAAATTGAAGGTGTTCCTCCACCAATATAAATCGTGTTAATTTTTAAGCCTAATTCCTGTGTTAATTGCCCAATTTCACGCACTTCGTGATAAATAGACCCTATGTATTCATCATATCGCTCTGCATATTTTCCACGTAGCAGATAGGCTGGGAATGAACAATATGAACATTTTGTAGGGCAAAAGGCAATTCCTATATAAATTCCAATTGTTTCTTTGTCCAGATATGGCTCTTGACGTTTTACAATGTTTAGCAGAAGTTTCCTTTTTTCATTGCTTACAAGATATATTTTTTCCAATATTTCGTTAATTTCATTATAAGATAACCCCATCTTTAAAAAACGCCCTATAATCTTTGTAGGACGTACTCCTATTAAAATACCCCATTTATATTCATTTTGTTTATCAAAAAGTTTCATCAAGGAACTTTTTGCCATAACTTCTGCCTGATCAAAATATTCTTCATTGACTTTCTTATGTGAAAATGTTACTTCTTTTAAAATTTTTCCATTTTTATTATCAATTAATACTGTATTTACAGTAATTATTTCTGTGTTATCACTTTCTGAATCTTTTAGTTTTCCACAATCGTTGTCAAAGTTTTCCACATCTTGATTTTTTCTAAAATTAACACTAATTTCCACATCATTTTCACTATTTTCAGAAAAAATATCATAATGCTCAGGCAAAAGCACACGCATAAATTCCTCAAGTTTATTCTTATTAATCTCAATATTCGCTCTTATCATCTATTTTATAACTCCCATAAAGTATAATAACAGCACAACTATCCCAAGAACAATCCGATAATATCCAAATATCTTGAAATCGTGCTTTTTAATGTAATTCATAAATACTTTTATCACAGCATACGCAAATACAAATGACAGCACAAAACCTAATGCAATTAAAAACCATTCATATCCGCTTAAAGCTGTACCAAGTTTCACTAGTTTTAAAAGTGTCGCCCCAAGCATTGTCGGAATCGCAAGAAAAAATGAAAATTCCGTTGCTAAAACTCTATTTAATCCTAGCAAAACTCCACCAATAATCGTAGCAGCCGATCTCGAAGTTCCAGGAATCATCGCAAGACATTGAAATAACCCTACTCCAATTGCAGTTTTTACTGACATCTGAGTAATTGAAGTAATTCCGCCTTCCTTTTTCTCTCTTGACTCAAGCCAAATAAGTATAACTCCATAAATAACCAGCATTACTGCCACAACTACGGAATTAAACAGCACTTTGTCAATAATATCATCAAAAAGAAGTCCCAGCACAACTGCAGGAAGCACTGCAATTACTATTTTTATCCACATCTGAATAATATCTGCTCTTTGACTCTTGCTAAGCCCTTTTGCAAATGGAAAAATTCTTTTCCAATAATATACAACTACCGATAAAATCGCTCCAAGCTGTATAATTATCTTAAACGCATTGGCAAACTCCTCGTTTTGAGAAAGCTGCAAAAACTGATCCACAATAATCATATGCCCTGTACTGCTGACAGGTATAAACTCTGTAAGCCCTTCCACAAGGCTTAAAATAAATACTTTAATAATATCTGCAAACATAATATTTTCCTTTCTACTTTATTAAACCTATTTTTTAAATTATCATTTATTATATCACATATTTTTTACTTTATTAATAGCCATAAAATTTTCTTGTTTATTTATTTTAAATGTGATATTCTAAAATCATAACTATTTAAAGAGGAAAGATAAATGAAAAAAAATAAAATTCTTTATACTATAAATTACGATAAAATCGTAAATTTCAAAGAAAGAGTTACTCGATTTACAGTAAGATTTGAATTTAAAAGCAACTGTAAAAATGAAGATTATTCTGGAAAAGATTTTGCTCATTTACATGATACGGGCAGGCTGACGGAATTATTGATTGATGGAGCTGAATTGCTTATAAAAAAGGCTAATAATGAGAATCGAAAAACTAAATGGGATGTAATCGCAGTAAAGGTTCATGGAGAAATTATACTTATTAATACAGCTTTTCATCGCTACATTACAGAATCTATATTTAACAATGCACAAATTTCACCATTTGGAAAACCTTTGTATATAAAGCCTGAAATTAAGTATAACAATAGTAAACTTGATTTCTACCTGGAAACTGAAAAAGATAAAATTTACGTTGAGGTAAAAGGCTGTACTTTGGTAAATGGAAAAACTGCCCAATTTCCTGGCTCTCCTTCCGTGCGTGCCTTAAAACATCTGAAAGAACTAATAGAACTTAAAAAAGAGGGATTTAGAACAGCTGTCTTTATTTTGATTTTTAGAAAATCAGAAATTTTTGCACCTGAACATATTATCGATAGGGACTTCTCAGAAACTTTTTATGAAGCGATAAAAAATGGAGTGGAAATTTATCCAATGCTTTTGGAATATAGAGAAGATGAAAAGGTAAGTTTTGTGAAAAATATAGAAGTTGCAAAAAAACTGTTTTAATATCCAAATAAAAAAAATCGGAAAATAGTTTGAAAATTTAAATCAATAAAAAATCGGAATTAATCAAATATTTTGAATATATTCCGATTTATTTTTTTATACTTACATTTTATTCAACTTTTCTTTTGCCTCTTCCACAATGTATAACTTATTTCCGTTTTCAATAACTTCTTCGTATAATTTTTTTGCTTCTTCCATTTCACCTACTTTTGACTTATAATTTGCTAATAAATGTTTAATTACCAAAACTTGACGTTTAACGCTTAACCTTTTTAATGTTTCTGATAAAATTTCTATCATTTTTGTGCTATCATTTTCATAAAATAAAATTCCATTTAAAAATTCAATCATAGCATTTGTTTCATCAAGTCCTTTTTTAGTTTTAAATTTCTTCATCATTTTTAAAACTTTTTCTTTGTAAATCACTATTGCCTCTTCTTTTCTTTCGAGTCCATGCAATAACAGCGCTTCATTATAATAATACAGGATTTTATCCTGTTCCCTGAATAATGATTTTTTAGATAAATCTATATCCTTTAAATTTTGATACGCTTCTTCTACTTTTCCTAGTGAAGAATATCCCGCACAAAGATTCAGTTTCATATAATTTCTATATCGCTTATTTTTATTTCTGTCGTATTCATTTTGCGTAATTTCTATAAATTTTTCAGGATCAAGTTCTTCATTTAATATATTCATATATTTTTGATAAAAGTACACATACATTCTTTTATCTATTTTCAGAAATTCAAATACCAAGATTAACGAAATAATCAATATGTAATTAAAAATTGAGTGTTGCATTCGTAACCACAAAGCGAATACAATTAGCAATACAAATATCGTAACGGAAAAATTTATTAATATATATTTTTTTCTTATTGTCATTTTTCTCCTTTCACAAAAAACTGAAATCAAACTTATAACTTTTAAATCAACTCTGTCTTTATTTTAAGAAAGATTCCGATTTTTTATTTTTCATTTTTTAGTAATTATTTCTTCTCAGAAAACATGAAATCAAATTCATAATTCATATCTGTCATTTTCCCATCCTTTATTTCTTCATAAATACTTTGTAATGAAATTTTGTAATTTATATTTCCTGCTGTTCCAATGTATTCAAAGTCTTTTTGAGGAACTTTGTATTCTTCATCTTGACTTCCTATATTTTCAAGTTTCAAAGTTTTTAATTTTGCTGATACTTGCTTTATTACATCTTCGTAATTAAATTTCGCAAGTTCTGTACCGTTTTTAGCACTTATTGTTATCATTTTATTTAGAATAACAACTTTGTATTTATCAGATTCATTTGTCTGAGTAGATGCTTCTCCCCAGTCTTTTCGGTAATGAATGACATTATCATAGCCATTTGTTTCCAAAATAGCTGAAGTATTCTCGTTTGTCTTTAAGTTATATGTAATTACTTTTCTTTCATCGTAACTTTCTCTGTCATCATCTTCAATACCATAAGAATAATACTCTCTCCAAGAATCTTTAATTCCCAAATCCTTTTCCAAATCATGAGAAGTTTGATAGATTTTTCCAGCAGAATTTTTTAATCCAAGATTTTTAACCGATGAGCCTTGCCTAGTAGATATATAGTCAATCGCTGTATAAAGTTCATTTCCTTGTCTATTAGTCAAGTTTTGTGTAGTTTTGGAAACTTTTCCATCTTTTAAAGCTCCATATTTTACAAGCATTCTCTTCAGTCTTTGACTTTGACTGTAAACACTCACTTTTTCTGCACTAAATGGAGTATAAACAGCAATTATTAAAC
It includes:
- the sfsA gene encoding DNA/RNA nuclease SfsA, producing MKKNKILYTINYDKIVNFKERVTRFTVRFEFKSNCKNEDYSGKDFAHLHDTGRLTELLIDGAELLIKKANNENRKTKWDVIAVKVHGEIILINTAFHRYITESIFNNAQISPFGKPLYIKPEIKYNNSKLDFYLETEKDKIYVEVKGCTLVNGKTAQFPGSPSVRALKHLKELIELKKEGFRTAVFILIFRKSEIFAPEHIIDRDFSETFYEAIKNGVEIYPMLLEYREDEKVSFVKNIEVAKKLF
- a CDS encoding undecaprenyl-diphosphate phosphatase, which translates into the protein MFADIIKVFILSLVEGLTEFIPVSSTGHMIIVDQFLQLSQNEEFANAFKIIIQLGAILSVVVYYWKRIFPFAKGLSKSQRADIIQMWIKIVIAVLPAVVLGLLFDDIIDKVLFNSVVVAVMLVIYGVILIWLESREKKEGGITSITQMSVKTAIGVGLFQCLAMIPGTSRSAATIIGGVLLGLNRVLATEFSFFLAIPTMLGATLLKLVKLGTALSGYEWFLIALGFVLSFVFAYAVIKVFMNYIKKHDFKIFGYYRIVLGIVVLLLYFMGVIK
- a CDS encoding coproporphyrinogen III oxidase, which produces MIRANIEINKNKLEEFMRVLLPEHYDIFSENSENDVEISVNFRKNQDVENFDNDCGKLKDSESDNTEIITVNTVLIDNKNGKILKEVTFSHKKVNEEYFDQAEVMAKSSLMKLFDKQNEYKWGILIGVRPTKIIGRFLKMGLSYNEINEILEKIYLVSNEKRKLLLNIVKRQEPYLDKETIGIYIGIAFCPTKCSYCSFPAYLLRGKYAERYDEYIGSIYHEVREIGQLTQELGLKINTIYIGGGTPSILTAKEIDKLLKTVKENYNLDYLKEFTFEAGRIDTLDEEKLAIIKSYGINKISINPQSFNEKTLKLVNRYHDREQFDNVYKLAKNYELEINMDLILGLPRETTEDILYTMDEISKYNMENLTIHNLAIKNASRLNKENYAHEDILDYEKIYEKIENVTKNKELFPYYMYRQKNSFQWGENLGYSLNGSESIYNIEMIEENKTIIGIGAGAITKLIWFDEEKNRDNIKRLVNPKDPLVWMNELEDRLEQKKSEISKLFQKF